From a region of the Terriglobia bacterium genome:
- a CDS encoding SDR family oxidoreductase — MAGLKGKTVLVTGAARRIGREIALEAARAGANVAITYLGSERDARRTLAEVGAAGAQGLSVRCDVREPKSVIAAVRAVVREFRGIDVLVNNAAVYETARFEEITVQQWDNIFATNARGAFLVSRAALETVRERRGRIVNLGSLGGLQPWATHAHYCASKAALIMLTQVMAKALAPEVAVNCVAPGMIDMDEGDKAFFRRLARKTPMRRSGEAGEVAAAVMFFATAPRFITGQTLAVDGGLGLG; from the coding sequence ATGGCTGGACTGAAGGGCAAGACGGTGCTGGTGACGGGGGCGGCGCGGCGCATCGGGCGGGAGATCGCGCTGGAAGCGGCGCGCGCAGGGGCGAATGTCGCCATCACGTACCTGGGTTCCGAGCGGGATGCGCGGCGGACGCTGGCGGAGGTCGGTGCGGCGGGGGCGCAGGGCCTGTCGGTGCGCTGCGATGTCCGCGAGCCCAAGAGCGTGATTGCAGCGGTGCGCGCGGTGGTGCGCGAGTTCCGCGGCATCGACGTGCTGGTGAACAATGCGGCGGTGTACGAAACGGCGCGGTTCGAGGAGATCACGGTCCAGCAGTGGGACAACATCTTCGCCACCAATGCGCGCGGGGCGTTCCTGGTGAGCCGGGCGGCGCTCGAGACGGTGCGCGAGCGGCGAGGAAGGATCGTTAATCTGGGGTCGCTAGGCGGCCTGCAGCCGTGGGCGACGCACGCGCACTATTGCGCGTCCAAGGCGGCGCTGATCATGCTGACGCAGGTGATGGCCAAGGCGCTGGCGCCAGAGGTCGCGGTGAACTGCGTGGCGCCCGGGATGATCGACATGGACGAGGGCGACAAGGCGTTTTTCCGCAGGCTGGCCAGGAAGACTCCAATGCGACGCAGCGGCGAAGCGGGGGAAGTGGCCGCGGCGGTCATGTTCTTCGCCACGGCGCCGCGGTTCATCACCGGGCAGACGCTGGCGGTGGACGGGGGATTAGGGCTGGGGTAG
- a CDS encoding MarR family transcriptional regulator, giving the protein MGHYKGRPQEKRALDAYVKLLRAAESVTAHVNRRLDAAGLTVSQFGVLEALHHLGPLFLSDLARKILKTSGNLTMVVDNLEKRGLASRCPDATDRRFVRVSLTPRGKKLIAGLFPAHAREITRALSALSPAQQATLAALCRKLGLAQKRP; this is encoded by the coding sequence ATGGGCCACTACAAGGGACGACCGCAGGAGAAGCGTGCGCTGGACGCCTACGTCAAGCTGCTGCGTGCCGCCGAGAGCGTCACTGCACACGTCAACCGCCGCCTCGATGCCGCCGGCCTCACCGTCAGCCAGTTCGGCGTTCTTGAGGCCCTCCACCATTTGGGCCCGCTGTTCCTCTCCGACCTTGCCCGCAAGATCCTTAAGACCAGCGGCAACCTGACCATGGTGGTGGACAACCTGGAAAAGCGCGGCCTGGCCTCCCGCTGCCCGGACGCCACCGACCGCCGCTTCGTGCGCGTCTCCCTCACGCCCCGGGGGAAGAAACTCATCGCCGGCCTGTTCCCCGCCCACGCTCGGGAGATCACCCGCGCCCTCTCCGCCCTCAGCCCCGCCCAACAGGCGACCCTGGCGGCCCTCTGCCGCAAGCTGGGCCTCGCCCAAAAGCGCCCCTGA
- a CDS encoding pirin family protein, with protein MITIRPAGERGHFDHGWLNTWHTFSFADYHDPAHHQFRALRVINEDFVQPGYGFGTHPHRDMEIVTYVLEGALSHKDSMGTGSTIRPGDVQRMSAGTGVLHSEYNHSKQELVHLLQIWIFPEKKELEPSYEQKTFSQDDKRNRLRLVASRDGRDGSVTIHQDASIYAAVLDTGASVRHQIAPGRHAWVQVARGSVTLNGKTLNAGDGASVSDESALHLIGAEPHPAEVLVFDLA; from the coding sequence ATGATCACCATCCGTCCTGCTGGCGAACGCGGCCATTTCGACCATGGCTGGCTGAACACCTGGCATACGTTTTCCTTTGCCGACTACCACGATCCGGCGCACCACCAGTTCCGAGCCCTGCGCGTCATCAACGAAGACTTTGTGCAGCCCGGCTACGGCTTCGGCACGCACCCGCACCGCGACATGGAGATCGTCACCTACGTGCTCGAGGGCGCGCTCTCCCACAAGGACAGCATGGGCACCGGCTCCACCATCCGCCCCGGCGACGTCCAGCGCATGAGCGCCGGCACCGGCGTCCTGCACAGTGAGTACAACCATTCCAAACAGGAGCTTGTCCACCTGCTTCAGATCTGGATCTTTCCCGAGAAGAAGGAGCTCGAACCCAGCTACGAGCAGAAGACGTTCTCTCAGGACGACAAGCGCAATCGCCTGCGCCTGGTGGCCTCGCGCGACGGCCGCGACGGCTCTGTCACCATCCACCAGGACGCCAGCATCTACGCCGCCGTGCTCGACACCGGCGCCTCCGTCCGCCACCAGATCGCGCCCGGACGCCACGCCTGGGTTCAGGTCGCGCGCGGTTCGGTCACACTTAACGGAAAGACGCTGAACGCCGGCGACGGCGCCTCCGTCAGCGATGAGTCCGCTCTCCATCTCATCGGCGCGGAACCTCACCCCGCTGAGGTACTTGTCTTCGACCTTGCTTGA
- a CDS encoding 4Fe-4S binding protein: MAYVITDGCIKDSLCVNACPVDCIHPKEDEPKFAEATQLYVDPATCIDCGACVGVCTSDSIFALDDVPEDKKQFIEVNAQFYAA, translated from the coding sequence ATGGCCTACGTCATCACCGATGGTTGTATCAAGGACTCGCTGTGCGTAAACGCGTGTCCGGTCGACTGTATCCACCCCAAAGAGGACGAACCGAAGTTCGCGGAAGCGACACAGTTGTACGTGGACCCGGCGACCTGCATCGATTGCGGCGCGTGCGTGGGGGTCTGCACTTCGGATTCGATCTTTGCCCTCGACGATGTGCCGGAAGACAAGAAGCAGTTCATCGAGGTCAACGCCCAGTTCTACGCCGCCTAG
- a CDS encoding M20/M25/M40 family metallo-hydrolase: MALRPRRPRIVRLVIPLILLLLSAAWAGEQASPKRYIEDVKVLTEAKMEGRGDGTKGLSRAAKYIEKEFKRLGLEPAGVDGSYRQPFTVTTGAKLKGKNHLVVKENGKEWPLKLEQDYIPLSFSSVGTVSGPLVFAGYGASADEFGYDDYMHFDVKDRIVVVLRYEPTLFGQKSGGQGKTQHSHLITKAINAKMHGAKAVLLVNGKLDPKEEDALVRFGSLAGPEDAGIPIVQVKNAAADEWFKAAGKSLSEVQGAIDKDGKPQSFAFPPGVQATLAVDIERTHATVNNILAYLPGKTDEYVILGAHYDHLGYGNASSLAPSQVGKLHPGADDNASGTAGVLELARLLAPQKGKLERGVMFMSFAGEEIGLLGSADWVKEPTRPLEKAVAMINLDMIGRPKNLKIYVGGVGTGSTFRPLVEKAAKDQGLTAEISQGGYAASDHTSFLPKRIPVLFVFSGLHSDYHKPSDTWEKIDSEAAAKVVDMVEEIATGVDNAAERPQFVKVEMESAPMGGGAGGYGPWFGSVPDFGETANGVKFADVTPGSPAAKAGFKAGDILVQFGEMPIKNLYDFTFALRKHKIGDEVEVTVLREGQPVKAKVTLAQRK; this comes from the coding sequence ATGGCATTGCGGCCCCGTCGCCCGCGCATCGTCCGCCTGGTCATTCCACTCATTCTTCTTCTGCTGTCGGCCGCGTGGGCGGGGGAGCAGGCAAGCCCCAAACGCTACATCGAAGACGTGAAGGTGCTGACCGAGGCGAAGATGGAAGGGCGGGGCGACGGGACGAAGGGACTGTCGCGCGCGGCCAAGTACATCGAGAAGGAATTCAAGCGGCTGGGGCTGGAACCGGCGGGGGTGGACGGCAGCTATCGGCAGCCCTTCACGGTCACGACGGGCGCGAAGCTCAAGGGCAAGAACCACCTGGTGGTGAAAGAGAACGGAAAGGAATGGCCGCTCAAGCTGGAGCAGGATTACATCCCGCTGAGCTTCTCGTCGGTGGGGACGGTGAGCGGGCCGCTGGTGTTCGCGGGCTACGGGGCGTCGGCGGACGAGTTCGGCTACGACGATTACATGCACTTCGACGTGAAGGACAGGATCGTGGTGGTGCTGCGCTACGAGCCGACGCTGTTCGGGCAGAAGAGCGGGGGGCAGGGCAAGACGCAGCACTCGCACCTGATCACCAAGGCAATCAACGCCAAGATGCACGGCGCCAAGGCGGTGCTGCTGGTGAACGGCAAACTCGATCCCAAGGAAGAAGACGCGCTGGTGCGCTTCGGCAGCCTGGCCGGGCCGGAGGATGCCGGCATCCCCATCGTGCAGGTAAAGAACGCGGCCGCGGACGAGTGGTTCAAGGCGGCGGGGAAGTCGCTGAGCGAAGTGCAGGGGGCGATCGACAAGGACGGCAAGCCGCAGTCGTTCGCGTTTCCCCCCGGCGTGCAGGCGACGCTGGCGGTGGACATCGAGCGCACGCACGCGACGGTGAACAATATCCTGGCCTACCTGCCGGGGAAGACGGACGAGTACGTGATCCTGGGGGCGCACTACGACCACCTGGGGTACGGGAACGCAAGCTCGCTGGCGCCGTCGCAGGTCGGGAAGCTGCATCCGGGGGCGGATGACAATGCGTCGGGCACGGCGGGCGTGCTGGAGCTGGCAAGATTGCTGGCGCCGCAGAAAGGGAAGCTGGAGCGCGGCGTGATGTTCATGTCGTTCGCAGGAGAAGAGATCGGGCTGCTGGGATCCGCAGACTGGGTGAAGGAGCCGACACGCCCGCTGGAAAAAGCGGTCGCGATGATCAACCTGGACATGATCGGGCGGCCGAAGAACCTGAAGATCTACGTGGGCGGAGTGGGCACCGGGTCCACGTTCCGGCCGCTGGTGGAGAAAGCGGCGAAGGACCAGGGGCTGACGGCGGAGATCTCGCAGGGCGGATACGCGGCCAGCGATCACACGTCGTTCCTGCCCAAGAGGATCCCGGTTCTGTTCGTGTTTTCGGGGCTGCACTCGGACTATCACAAGCCGTCGGACACGTGGGAGAAGATCGACAGCGAGGCGGCTGCGAAGGTCGTGGACATGGTCGAGGAGATCGCGACCGGAGTGGACAACGCGGCAGAGCGGCCGCAGTTCGTGAAGGTGGAGATGGAGTCGGCGCCGATGGGCGGGGGCGCGGGCGGCTATGGGCCGTGGTTCGGGTCGGTGCCGGATTTCGGCGAGACCGCGAACGGAGTGAAATTCGCCGACGTGACGCCGGGGTCGCCGGCGGCCAAGGCGGGATTCAAGGCGGGCGACATCCTGGTGCAGTTCGGCGAGATGCCGATCAAGAACCTCTACGATTTCACCTTTGCACTGCGCAAGCACAAGATCGGAGACGAAGTGGAGGTCACGGTGCTGCGGGAGGGGCAGCCGGTGAAGGCGAAAGTCACGCTGGCGCAGAGAAAGTAA